The DNA segment CGCAGAGGTTTCCGAACTTGGAAGACATCCTTATGTGGGATTTACCTTAGCCAAACGTATTGTGGCATACAGAACCCAACATGGAAAATTTAAACAACTGGGAGATTTAATGAACATTAAAGAAGTTGAAAAAACAACTTGGGAAAAACTGCTTCCCTATCTAAGTTTTAATTGACTTTGTTGAAATTTAAAGGAATAAACAAAATATACATTTTAATTTATTAATTATTAACCTTTTATGAAATCTCTGTACCAAAATCCGGAGTCTTTGATGGTTCGTTGTTGGGTTTGGTAATCTACATGAACAAGGCCGAATCGCGGGCGATAGCCTTCTGCCCATTCAAAATTATCTAAAAAAGACCATACGAAATATCCACTTACGGGAACTCCTTCTTGTTTTGCTCGAAGTACCTGTGCTAAATACTGTTGTAAAAAACGAACCCGTTTTTCATCATGGACACGTCCGTTTTGAACGACATCCGAAAAGGCTGACCCATTTTCGGTAACAATAATTTCCCGAACATTGGGCGTTTGCGCAAACTGCTTTAACAAGTGATAAATACCTTCCGGATAGATTTCCCAGCCCATTTCGGTATGCTCTACTCCCCTATCTTTTCCGGAAAGTCCTTTAAACCAGACAAGTGGCTCAAAGAGGCTAAATTTTACCAAATCACGGGTGTAGTTTTGGAGGCCGATAAAGTCAAAATTAACGGGTAGTCTTTTTTCGTCATCCGGTTTAAAATAGCGATAAATAGCTTTTAGAGACCAGATAATATCGGTAGGGAATCCCTTTCCGCAGATTGGGTCAAGGAATAAGCGGTTCAGTGCGGCATCGTATCTTTTGGCTGCGCCTATGTCCCACCTTGAATTTGAGTACGGTTGCGCATAGGTACAAGAAAAGGTTGTTCCTACGGTTGCTTGGGGCACATTTTTTCGGACTACTTCCGCTCCCACGCCCATAGCTAAGGTTGCATGAAGCGCAGCAGGTAAAAAATTTAAAAATCCTTTTTTACCGGGAGCATGAATTCCCAATAGATAACCCAAGCCCACAAACGCCATCGGCTCATTTAAAATCATCCAGCGCGAAACTTTATTCCCAAAAGCACGGGTGCATACATCACAGTATTCGGTAAACCAGTTTAAAATCTCGCGGTTAGCCCAGCCACCTTTGTCTTCCAAAGCCTGAGGTAAGTCCCAGTGATACAACGTTATCCAGGGTTCTATTCCTGCCTCCAAGCAAGTGTCAATAATTCGATGATAAAAGTCAATGCCAGCTTGGTTCGGCTTCCCAATTCCCTGCGGCAATATTCTGGTCCAAGATAAAGAAAAACGATTTGCCTGAATACCTAATTCCCGCATGATGCCAATATCTTTTGGGTAAAGATGATAATGGTCGCAGGTAGTGTTTGCATTGGCATTTTCAAAAATAGCCTTTGGTTTTTGGGTAAATCTATCCCAAATAGATTCGCCTTTGCCATCTTGTTGGTAAGCTCCCTCTATTTGGTAAGCTGCAGTCGCCACTCCAAAGGTAAATTGGCTGCCAAAATCACTTCTATTCATAAATATTATGCGAAGCTACGGAAAAATAGCTTATTTTTAGCGCGTTAAGAATCTGTATAGTTCAAAAAATATGTAGTTTTACTGAAATATTTTTTCATATACATAAAATGAGATTACTTAAAATTGGGGATAAGAATGATGATGTACTGAGGTGGCAGTACTTTCTAATCGGGAAGGGTTTTTATCATGGTGAGGCGGATGGCGAATTTGGCGATGAGCTAAAGTCTGCTACAATTGTCTTTCAATCCAAGTACGGATTAGAGCCGGACGGAATTGCCGGCAATAAAACCATCGGTATGGCTATGACAATCGGATTTGGGGTTTTAGAAGACCGAGATACCGGTTTGCTTAGTGCCAATTGGCCACCTAAGCCTAAGTTTAAACCGCTGGTTACCAACGAAGAACGCGCAGTTTTATTTGGTAAATTTTCTTATAAACACAAGCCGGTTTCAGGAAACCCCGAAAATATTGTAGTTACAGACAACTGGGCAAAGGAAAATATCATTTTGGTTAAAATCCCTCAATTAGTGCCTATAAAAGGAAGCGATAAGGTTTATTTTCATCAAAAAGGAGCAGAACAACTGATTAAACTTTGGAGTGAATGGGAAAGATATACTATGTTGCATAAGATATTGACTTGGGAAGGTTCTTATATGCCGCGTTTTGTGCGTGGAAGTACCTCTGTACTCAGTAATCATGCTTTTGGAACAGCTTTTGACATCAATGCGGCTTGGAATTGGTTGGGCGCAATTCCGGCACTTGTGGGGAGAAAAGGGAGTGTTCGTGAACTCGTTTCGATTGCCAATGAAAATGGTTTTTATTGGGGCGGGCATTTTGGCCGCACTGACGGAATGCACTTTGAACTTACCCAAATCAAATAATCCAACAGCTATACAGGGCTTTTTAGATAGACTGCAACACGGTTATCTTGATATTTCTTTTTGTAGTTATATTTTTGAATACGAAAATATTCAGGTAATTGATTGTTGTTCGGCACAATGGCTGCATCCGGTACATCATTTGAATAATCTACTAATTTGATTTTAGAATCATTGTAT comes from the Bacteroidia bacterium genome and includes:
- a CDS encoding beta-glucosidase produces the protein MNRSDFGSQFTFGVATAAYQIEGAYQQDGKGESIWDRFTQKPKAIFENANANTTCDHYHLYPKDIGIMRELGIQANRFSLSWTRILPQGIGKPNQAGIDFYHRIIDTCLEAGIEPWITLYHWDLPQALEDKGGWANREILNWFTEYCDVCTRAFGNKVSRWMILNEPMAFVGLGYLLGIHAPGKKGFLNFLPAALHATLAMGVGAEVVRKNVPQATVGTTFSCTYAQPYSNSRWDIGAAKRYDAALNRLFLDPICGKGFPTDIIWSLKAIYRYFKPDDEKRLPVNFDFIGLQNYTRDLVKFSLFEPLVWFKGLSGKDRGVEHTEMGWEIYPEGIYHLLKQFAQTPNVREIIVTENGSAFSDVVQNGRVHDEKRVRFLQQYLAQVLRAKQEGVPVSGYFVWSFLDNFEWAEGYRPRFGLVHVDYQTQQRTIKDSGFWYRDFIKG
- a CDS encoding M15 family metallopeptidase, translated to MRLLKIGDKNDDVLRWQYFLIGKGFYHGEADGEFGDELKSATIVFQSKYGLEPDGIAGNKTIGMAMTIGFGVLEDRDTGLLSANWPPKPKFKPLVTNEERAVLFGKFSYKHKPVSGNPENIVVTDNWAKENIILVKIPQLVPIKGSDKVYFHQKGAEQLIKLWSEWERYTMLHKILTWEGSYMPRFVRGSTSVLSNHAFGTAFDINAAWNWLGAIPALVGRKGSVRELVSIANENGFYWGGHFGRTDGMHFELTQIK